Proteins from one Pontibacter korlensis genomic window:
- a CDS encoding HAD family hydrolase — MSPIHNHHFRTVILDMDGVITQTASLHAEAWKEMFDTFLEKQDGEAYESLSIEQDYKLYIDGKPRFDGVRSFLESRHIVLPEGQPDDAPGKETVYGLGMQKNELFLDSLDKEGAQVYPDTLEMLKKWKEAGLKLAVISSSRNCRRIMESAGLLDMFDALVDGVLSEEKQLKGKPAPDIFLEASNMLGVDAPDAVVIEDAVAGVEAGKKGNFGLVIGVARKNEEKLLTAAGADVVIKKLTELE; from the coding sequence ATGTCTCCAATCCACAACCATCATTTCAGGACAGTCATCTTAGACATGGACGGCGTAATTACCCAAACCGCCAGTTTGCATGCCGAAGCTTGGAAAGAGATGTTCGATACCTTTCTCGAGAAGCAGGACGGGGAAGCGTACGAGTCCCTCAGCATCGAGCAGGATTACAAACTATATATCGACGGAAAGCCGCGTTTCGATGGCGTCCGCAGTTTCCTGGAGTCGCGCCATATCGTGCTGCCGGAGGGGCAACCAGACGATGCGCCCGGGAAAGAGACGGTGTACGGGCTGGGGATGCAGAAGAACGAGCTTTTCCTGGATTCGCTCGATAAGGAGGGGGCGCAGGTATATCCTGACACGCTGGAGATGTTAAAGAAATGGAAGGAGGCGGGGCTGAAACTGGCCGTCATCTCCTCTAGCCGCAACTGTCGCCGTATCATGGAGTCTGCGGGCTTGCTCGATATGTTTGATGCGCTGGTGGACGGGGTGCTGTCGGAGGAGAAGCAGTTGAAGGGCAAGCCTGCGCCCGATATATTTCTAGAAGCCAGCAACATGCTGGGGGTGGATGCCCCTGATGCCGTGGTGATAGAGGATGCCGTCGCGGGCGTAGAAGCAGGGAAAAAAGGAAACTTCGGTTTGGTAATAGGCGTGGCTAGAAAAAATGAGGAGAAACTCCTGACAGCAGCAGGCGCTGATGTGGTAATAAAGAAATTGACAGAACTGGAGTAA
- a CDS encoding CDP-alcohol phosphatidyltransferase family protein — MKDKLNVADWLSVSRIILIPFLLVFIAMEKNSVVGWLVLLGFLTDALDGFLARKLNKTSKRGTKLDSIGDMLLIASALLGLFWLYTDFVVEHAWPALTAIGLFLLQFILSRIRYGKSSSFHTYMAKITAVALALMLVSSFFFGIVPWLYYLAFIAAIVEAVEEIMLVFVLEKQRENVKGLYWVLKEGKE, encoded by the coding sequence ATGAAAGATAAATTGAATGTTGCAGACTGGCTTTCTGTCAGCAGAATAATACTTATACCGTTTCTGTTGGTCTTTATTGCGATGGAGAAAAACAGCGTGGTCGGCTGGCTTGTGCTGCTGGGCTTCCTGACCGACGCGCTCGATGGATTCCTTGCAAGAAAGTTGAATAAGACCAGCAAGAGAGGAACAAAGCTCGACTCAATCGGGGACATGCTGCTCATAGCGAGTGCCCTGCTGGGGCTGTTCTGGCTATATACTGATTTTGTGGTGGAGCATGCCTGGCCAGCGCTCACGGCCATCGGCCTGTTCCTCCTACAGTTTATACTGTCCCGCATCCGCTATGGCAAATCGAGCAGTTTCCACACATACATGGCTAAGATAACGGCTGTGGCACTCGCCCTTATGCTGGTCTCCTCTTTCTTCTTCGGTATTGTTCCCTGGCTGTACTACCTGGCCTTTATAGCCGCGATCGTGGAGGCGGTAGAGGAAATCATGCTTGTTTTCGTGCTTGAGAAACAGCGGGAGAATGTGAAAGGACTATACTGGGTGCTAAAAGAAGGCAAAGAGTAG
- a CDS encoding MgtC/SapB family protein gives MELELFQKFGISLGLGLLVGLQRQHRGSQLAGIRTFPLITLLGSLSALLATAYGSWIVAAAFIGVAGMAVAGNLMHPKCESMDVGQTTETTMLLMFALGAYVMDGNGKIAVAVGATVAVLLHLKGTLHRFVDRIGEKEIRAIMQFAVISMVVLPILPDETFGPFDVLNPRNIWLMVVLIVGIGLLGYFAYKAFGGKAGTVLSGILGGLISSTATTVSYARRSKGGAGNTMLAALVIFIASTVALVRIVVEVALLAPGTVPQVLPPFGALFVLMLAVAGVAYFFNRKGRDRMPEQGNPAQLKTALVFGLVYAVVTLATAAAKEYLGREGLYIVGVISGLADVDAITLSTARLMNTGQVDVGNGWRVILVATLSNLVFKAALAGIIGNRSLFGRVAMLFGIVLAGGLLVLWWWPEDLRLFQGLMPDKANK, from the coding sequence ATGGAGTTAGAGCTTTTTCAAAAATTTGGTATCTCACTCGGTCTAGGCCTGTTGGTGGGGCTGCAGCGGCAGCACCGAGGATCACAGCTGGCAGGTATTCGGACCTTTCCGCTCATCACCCTGCTGGGCTCACTCTCAGCCCTTCTGGCTACAGCCTATGGCAGCTGGATCGTTGCAGCGGCTTTTATCGGTGTCGCCGGGATGGCGGTGGCTGGCAACCTGATGCATCCCAAATGTGAGAGCATGGATGTCGGGCAGACGACCGAAACAACCATGCTGCTGATGTTCGCTCTCGGGGCCTATGTCATGGATGGCAACGGCAAAATAGCCGTGGCGGTGGGAGCCACGGTGGCCGTGCTGCTGCACCTGAAGGGCACCCTGCACCGCTTTGTGGACCGGATCGGCGAGAAAGAGATTCGCGCCATTATGCAGTTTGCCGTTATCTCTATGGTTGTTCTGCCCATACTGCCGGACGAGACCTTCGGGCCCTTTGATGTGCTCAACCCGCGGAACATCTGGCTCATGGTGGTGCTGATCGTGGGAATCGGCCTGCTGGGGTACTTTGCCTATAAGGCCTTCGGGGGAAAGGCCGGCACGGTGCTGAGTGGCATCCTCGGGGGACTTATCTCCAGCACGGCCACCACCGTCAGCTACGCCCGCCGCTCCAAAGGCGGGGCAGGTAACACCATGCTGGCCGCGCTCGTTATTTTTATCGCCTCCACGGTGGCTTTGGTGAGAATAGTGGTGGAGGTTGCCCTCCTGGCCCCCGGCACAGTGCCGCAGGTGCTTCCTCCCTTTGGGGCTTTGTTCGTGCTCATGCTCGCCGTAGCAGGCGTGGCATACTTCTTCAACAGGAAGGGCAGGGACCGAATGCCGGAGCAGGGAAACCCGGCCCAGCTTAAAACGGCACTGGTTTTCGGTTTGGTCTATGCCGTCGTGACCTTGGCCACCGCAGCCGCCAAAGAGTATCTGGGCAGAGAGGGGCTTTATATTGTTGGGGTAATTTCCGGTCTGGCGGATGTGGATGCCATCACGCTCTCTACCGCCCGCCTTATGAACACCGGCCAGGTTGACGTAGGCAACGGCTGGCGCGTAATACTGGTGGCGACGCTCTCCAACCTGGTGTTCAAGGCTGCCTTGGCTGGGATTATCGGAAACCGCAGTCTGTTCGGGCGGGTCGCTATGCTTTTCGGGATAGTGCTGGCGGGCGGGCTGCTGGTGCTGTGGTGGTGGCCGGAGGACCTGAGGCTGTTTCAGGGGCTTATGCCTGATAAAGCAAATAAATAA
- a CDS encoding DUF3459 domain-containing protein, with protein sequence MLSPYVPMLFMGDEYAKDAPFYYFTSHSDKELVKAVQQGRKEEFAAFHWDEEPPDPQAEETFHSSKLQWHKRTEGKHRIMLQWYKELIRLRRSEPVLQNYGKSSVRVDPLGQDGFVLHRQSSDGQQHIFCLFNLSEKTLTHALPNLATRWEKVLGSKESACLENSKEKVNLLPKQAQNEEELQLPPLSVSVYKEIQ encoded by the coding sequence ATGCTGTCACCCTATGTACCTATGCTTTTTATGGGTGATGAATATGCCAAGGACGCTCCTTTTTACTATTTCACCAGCCACTCGGATAAGGAGCTGGTCAAGGCCGTGCAGCAAGGCAGGAAAGAGGAGTTCGCAGCCTTTCACTGGGACGAGGAACCACCTGACCCGCAGGCAGAGGAAACTTTTCATAGCTCAAAGCTACAATGGCATAAGAGAACAGAAGGCAAGCACCGTATTATGCTACAGTGGTACAAGGAGCTCATCCGGCTGCGCCGCTCCGAACCTGTGCTCCAGAATTATGGTAAGTCTAGTGTCAGGGTAGACCCACTGGGCCAGGATGGCTTTGTGCTTCATCGGCAAAGCAGCGATGGACAGCAACACATCTTTTGCCTCTTCAATCTTTCCGAAAAAACCTTAACGCATGCTTTGCCAAACCTGGCTACAAGGTGGGAAAAAGTGCTAGGTTCCAAAGAAAGTGCTTGTTTGGAAAACAGTAAAGAGAAAGTTAATCTACTACCTAAGCAGGCTCAGAATGAGGAAGAACTACAACTACCTCCTTTAAGCGTTTCCGTATATAAGGAGATACAATAG
- a CDS encoding alpha-amylase family glycosyl hydrolase, with translation MQASYGGPEGLKKLVDACHARGIAVFLDVVYNHLGPEGNYLGKYGPYFTDRYCTPWGYALNFDGAWSDGVREYFSNNPLHWFEHYHLDRLRLDAIHTVYDTGAVSFWELAHGKKRGTGAKAWPSAVLDSGERLEQPQSREDTGGRRLRLYGPVAGRLSSLPVCAALSGGSKILRGLRADGAAGKSLHRWLCAQRRVCRVPQKETRRHLGGCAGRQVCGLHPKPRPGGQPCREPEAVLPGGFRAA, from the coding sequence GTGCAGGCATCTTATGGAGGACCTGAGGGACTGAAGAAGCTGGTGGATGCCTGTCACGCTCGTGGGATCGCAGTGTTTCTAGATGTTGTATACAACCACCTTGGGCCTGAGGGAAATTATCTCGGCAAGTATGGCCCCTACTTCACAGACCGTTACTGTACCCCCTGGGGCTACGCTTTGAACTTCGACGGTGCTTGGTCGGACGGCGTGCGGGAGTACTTCTCAAACAACCCGCTCCACTGGTTCGAGCATTATCATTTGGACAGATTACGGCTGGACGCCATACACACCGTCTATGACACCGGGGCCGTCTCCTTCTGGGAGCTTGCTCATGGCAAAAAAAGAGGAACTGGAGCAAAGGCTTGGCCGTCCGCTGTACTTGATAGCGGAGAGCGACTTGAACAGCCCCAAAGTCGTGAAGACACCGGAGGTAGGCGGTTACGGCTTTACGGCCCAGTGGCTGGACGACTTTCATCATTGCCTGTATGTGCTGCTTTATCCGGAGGGTCAAAAATACTACGTGGACTTCGGGCAGATGGAGCAGCTGGCAAAAGCCTACACAGATGGCTTTGTGCACAGCGGAGAGTATGTCGAGTTCCGCAAAAGGAAACACGGCGCCACCTCGGCGGGTGTGCCGGGCGACAGGTTTGTGGTCTTCACCCAAAACCACGACCAGGTGGGCAACCATGTCGGGAGCCGGAGGCTGTCCTCCCTGGTGGGTTTCGAGCGGCTTAA
- a CDS encoding SPW repeat domain-containing protein, which translates to MGLLLLSSPWLLGFSEVEAAIGAAVVAGAVVLMQAVVTDFEADIIKKMPVGTHLLMDLVLGIALAVSPWLFGFAGEAYLPHLILAACTWSWLRLRPGACPASLTRQHIPKTVT; encoded by the coding sequence GTGGGGCTGCTGCTGTTGAGCTCGCCCTGGCTGCTGGGCTTCAGTGAAGTAGAGGCGGCCATTGGGGCAGCCGTGGTCGCAGGTGCCGTGGTGCTGATGCAAGCAGTCGTGACGGACTTTGAAGCCGATATCATCAAGAAGATGCCGGTGGGCACGCACCTGTTGATGGACCTTGTTCTTGGTATCGCGCTGGCGGTATCACCGTGGCTATTCGGCTTTGCTGGAGAAGCATACCTGCCGCATCTGATCCTCGCGGCCTGTACTTGGTCCTGGCTTCGCTTACGACCCGGTGCGTGCCCAGCTTCTCTTACCCGACAGCACATCCCCAAAACGGTAACGTGA
- a CDS encoding alpha-amylase family glycosyl hydrolase, whose amino-acid sequence MGELWYKDAVFYAVDVESFQDGNGDGVGDFKGLTSRLDYLSDLGVDCLWLLPFYTTPNRDNGYDVKDYYSVDSRLGNLRNFSDFVAAARERKIRILIDLVTHHTSDEHPWFQAGSADPTSKFHSFYVWREEKPAQETENIFPGEENSIWTYEKRAGAYYHHKFYNFEPDLNAANPEVQEEIKSIIEFWLSFGIDGFRVDAATHLLSGKGKEGKSIKRPAQFLKSLRKAATKKSGATMLLAEADVPAEQIGFYYGKGDRFNLLFNFLLDNYMFLALAREEAKPVADFLQVSLPPSRCQWVNFLRNLDELDLERLSEEERQDVFRKFAPKEHMRIFNRGIRRRMAPMLHGNRKYLEMAYSMLFTMPG is encoded by the coding sequence ATGGGCGAGCTTTGGTACAAAGATGCTGTGTTCTACGCTGTGGATGTGGAGAGTTTCCAGGACGGAAACGGGGATGGCGTGGGGGACTTTAAGGGTTTGACGAGCAGGTTAGATTACCTGTCTGACCTAGGCGTGGACTGCCTTTGGCTTCTCCCTTTCTATACCACCCCCAACCGCGACAACGGCTATGATGTGAAGGACTACTACTCCGTCGACAGTCGCCTGGGCAACCTGCGCAACTTTTCTGACTTTGTAGCCGCAGCCAGAGAAAGAAAAATCCGCATCCTGATCGATTTGGTCACTCACCATACTTCCGATGAGCACCCCTGGTTTCAGGCAGGCAGCGCAGACCCTACTTCCAAATTCCATAGTTTTTATGTATGGCGCGAGGAAAAGCCCGCACAGGAAACAGAGAATATCTTCCCGGGGGAAGAAAACAGCATATGGACCTACGAGAAAAGAGCCGGGGCCTACTACCACCACAAGTTTTACAATTTTGAACCTGACCTGAATGCCGCCAACCCCGAGGTACAGGAGGAGATTAAATCCATCATAGAATTCTGGTTGTCGTTTGGCATCGACGGATTCCGGGTGGATGCGGCCACTCACCTGCTATCCGGCAAAGGCAAGGAAGGCAAAAGTATAAAACGTCCGGCTCAGTTTCTGAAAAGCCTTCGGAAGGCGGCCACCAAGAAAAGCGGTGCAACTATGCTGCTGGCGGAGGCTGATGTGCCAGCTGAGCAGATTGGCTTCTACTACGGCAAGGGTGACCGCTTTAATCTGCTCTTCAACTTCCTGCTGGACAACTACATGTTTCTGGCGCTTGCCCGCGAGGAAGCAAAGCCAGTCGCAGACTTCCTGCAAGTGTCCCTCCCCCCGAGCCGCTGCCAATGGGTAAACTTTCTGCGCAACCTCGATGAGCTTGACCTGGAGCGCCTCTCGGAAGAGGAGAGACAGGATGTGTTTAGAAAATTCGCACCTAAAGAACACATGCGCATCTTCAACCGGGGCATCAGGAGGCGCATGGCCCCTATGCTGCATGGCAACAGGAAATACCTGGAGATGGCCTATAGCATGCTTTTTACGATGCCCGGCTGA
- a CDS encoding alpha-glucosidase C-terminal domain-containing protein has protein sequence MGDDLNLPGRISVRTPMQWTSDTNGGFSEAPQEQLVRQLITSGPYSVKKVNAEAQQHDQNSLLNWMKRLILMRRHCLEVGWGAPRVIKADQPHVLVHSYAWKENVLVFAHNLSAKPCRFTISSRRFHPSQFVDIFSDRDYELTGEGTVQLELEAYGYRWFRVNQLKTKQ, from the coding sequence ATGGGCGATGACCTAAACCTGCCAGGCCGTATCAGCGTGCGCACCCCCATGCAGTGGACCAGCGATACGAACGGGGGTTTCTCGGAAGCCCCTCAGGAGCAGCTTGTCAGGCAACTTATCACCAGTGGCCCGTATAGTGTCAAGAAAGTGAATGCGGAGGCGCAGCAACATGACCAAAATTCGCTACTGAACTGGATGAAGCGCCTCATCCTGATGCGGAGGCACTGCCTCGAAGTAGGCTGGGGCGCACCAAGAGTGATAAAGGCAGACCAGCCGCATGTACTAGTCCACTCCTATGCCTGGAAAGAAAACGTGCTCGTCTTCGCGCACAACCTCTCCGCTAAACCCTGTAGGTTCACCATCAGCTCACGCAGGTTCCACCCCAGCCAGTTCGTGGACATCTTCTCCGACAGAGACTATGAACTTACTGGGGAAGGCACCGTACAACTGGAACTGGAAGCTTATGGGTACAGATGGTTCAGGGTAAACCAGCTAAAGACGAAGCAGTAA
- a CDS encoding alpha-amylase family glycosyl hydrolase: MKQEQQHLWWQSGIIYQVYPRSFQDSDGDGVGDLRGIIQRLDYLKWLSITAV, encoded by the coding sequence ATGAAACAGGAACAACAGCACCTTTGGTGGCAGAGTGGCATCATCTATCAGGTATACCCCCGCTCCTTCCAAGACTCTGACGGCGATGGCGTGGGCGACCTGCGCGGCATCATACAGCGTCTCGACTACCTAAAGTGGCTGAGCATCACAGCGGTCTGA
- a CDS encoding alpha-amylase family glycosyl hydrolase — MADFGYDISDYCGIHPLFGTMDDFDQLLEEVHRRDMKLILDLVPNHTSDDHPWFVEARSSRNSPKRDWYIWENSKEDGSEPNNWLSIFGGSAWEWDGHTQQYYYHAFHKKQPDLNWRNPEVQQAMLEV, encoded by the coding sequence ATGGCCGATTTCGGCTACGACATCTCCGACTACTGCGGTATTCACCCCCTCTTCGGCACGATGGACGATTTTGACCAGCTGCTCGAGGAAGTGCACAGGCGGGATATGAAGCTTATACTTGACCTAGTGCCAAACCATACTTCCGACGATCACCCTTGGTTTGTAGAGGCCCGCTCCTCCCGCAACAGCCCCAAGCGCGACTGGTACATCTGGGAAAACTCTAAGGAGGATGGCTCAGAGCCCAATAACTGGCTCAGTATTTTTGGGGGCAGCGCCTGGGAGTGGGACGGGCACACACAGCAATATTATTACCACGCTTTCCACAAAAAGCAGCCCGACCTGAACTGGCGAAACCCTGAGGTGCAGCAGGCTATGCTGGAGGTGTGA
- a CDS encoding alpha-amylase family glycosyl hydrolase → MIRFWLNRGVDGFRVDVMWHMIKDKQLRDNSPNPDYNPLELPYRSLLPTYSTDQPEVHEIVSKMREVTDRYEERVLIGEIYLPIHRLVAYYGQDNKGAHLPFNFQLLTLPWDAQQIAAAIAEYEGALPPEGWPNWVLSNHDKPRIVSRTGKSQARVAAMLLLTLRGTPTLYYGDELGMRDVPIPPEEVQDPQGLNMPDMHLSRDPARTPMQWDNSKHAGFTSGKPWLRLPENYRKVNVQAQQQDPYSMLSFYRRLLQLRRQEAALRVGMFAPVYSDSQLFAYTRQSEGHTFLIVLNLSHRPAYFKAEHDTFRGTIVISTYLEREGTAVSGTILLSGDEGIVVRLE, encoded by the coding sequence GTGATACGCTTCTGGCTCAATAGAGGTGTGGATGGCTTTCGGGTGGACGTGATGTGGCACATGATAAAAGACAAGCAGCTGCGCGATAACTCGCCAAACCCAGACTATAACCCGCTAGAACTGCCCTACCGCAGCCTTCTCCCCACCTACTCCACCGACCAGCCCGAGGTGCACGAGATTGTGTCCAAAATGCGGGAGGTGACAGACAGGTATGAGGAGCGCGTGCTAATTGGTGAGATATACCTGCCTATCCACCGCCTGGTGGCCTACTATGGGCAGGATAATAAGGGCGCGCACCTGCCCTTCAACTTTCAACTGTTAACGCTGCCTTGGGATGCACAACAGATAGCCGCCGCTATAGCTGAGTATGAAGGCGCTCTGCCACCGGAGGGCTGGCCCAACTGGGTGCTGAGTAACCACGATAAGCCGCGCATCGTGAGCCGTACCGGGAAGTCACAGGCCCGGGTGGCGGCCATGCTGCTGCTCACCCTTCGTGGCACACCTACCCTGTACTATGGCGATGAGCTGGGCATGCGCGACGTGCCAATACCACCTGAGGAAGTACAGGACCCGCAGGGCCTCAACATGCCAGACATGCACCTTAGCCGCGATCCCGCCCGCACTCCCATGCAGTGGGACAATAGCAAGCATGCGGGCTTCACCAGCGGAAAGCCATGGCTCAGGCTCCCGGAGAATTACCGCAAAGTCAATGTGCAAGCGCAGCAACAGGATCCATATTCCATGCTGTCCTTCTATAGAAGGCTGTTACAGCTGCGCAGGCAGGAAGCGGCCCTGCGTGTGGGTATGTTCGCTCCGGTTTATTCAGACTCACAGCTATTCGCCTATACCAGGCAGTCCGAAGGCCATACTTTCCTGATCGTGCTGAACCTGAGCCACAGGCCAGCCTACTTCAAAGCCGAGCATGATACCTTTAGGGGAACCATTGTCATCAGCACTTACCTGGAACGTGAAGGCACAGCTGTAAGCGGCACTATTTTGCTGAGTGGGGATGAAGGCATTGTGGTGCGGCTGGAGTGA
- a CDS encoding YbhB/YbcL family Raf kinase inhibitor-like protein codes for MAQTQTLQVSSFAFDKNAPIPPNYTCDGDNINPPLRIGDIPENAESLVIILEDPDAPKGTFTHWMVWGMPPRPNIEENSEPDGVTGPNGFGENKYMGPCPPSGEEHRYFFKVHALDSKANLDPGSTREALEAFLGEKTIAYGELMGTYKKS; via the coding sequence ATGGCACAAACACAGACATTGCAGGTATCAAGCTTTGCGTTCGATAAAAATGCTCCTATCCCGCCAAACTATACTTGTGACGGCGATAACATCAACCCTCCGCTGAGAATAGGCGACATACCGGAAAACGCGGAAAGCTTGGTAATCATTTTGGAGGACCCGGATGCCCCAAAGGGCACCTTTACCCATTGGATGGTATGGGGCATGCCCCCGAGGCCCAACATCGAAGAAAACAGCGAGCCGGACGGCGTAACAGGCCCGAACGGTTTTGGAGAGAACAAGTATATGGGTCCCTGCCCACCCTCTGGAGAAGAGCACCGGTATTTTTTCAAGGTACACGCCCTCGACTCTAAGGCGAACCTGGATCCCGGCAGCACGAGGGAGGCGCTGGAGGCATTCCTTGGCGAGAAAACCATTGCCTATGGAGAATTAATGGGCACCTACAAAAAATCCTGA
- a CDS encoding protein-L-isoaspartate(D-aspartate) O-methyltransferase, producing the protein MRTTKEEMIERQLRGRDITDAKVLEAMREEDRSLFVPDDMLEHTYEDRALPIGREQTISQPYIVAYMAQALRLGPEDVVMEVGTGCGYNAAVMSRIVKHVYSVEVIQWLADLAKENLRKARIENVTTRHGDGFGGWPEEAPFDAIILTAAPPAIPEPLKQQLKIGGRLLAPVGNVMQSLVLLQRTGADFFEERKLLPVKFVPMTGEAQKRF; encoded by the coding sequence ATGAGAACAACGAAAGAGGAAATGATAGAGCGCCAGCTCAGGGGAAGAGACATTACGGATGCTAAAGTGCTTGAGGCCATGCGGGAAGAAGACCGCTCGTTGTTTGTGCCGGACGACATGCTGGAGCATACTTACGAGGACCGGGCGCTGCCTATTGGCAGAGAGCAGACCATCAGCCAGCCTTATATTGTGGCCTATATGGCACAGGCACTGAGGCTGGGGCCGGAAGATGTGGTAATGGAAGTAGGAACAGGCTGCGGCTACAATGCGGCTGTTATGTCCCGCATCGTAAAGCATGTATACAGTGTCGAGGTGATACAATGGCTGGCTGACCTGGCGAAGGAAAACCTGAGAAAGGCCCGAATAGAAAACGTAACCACCCGCCACGGAGACGGTTTCGGGGGCTGGCCCGAAGAGGCTCCTTTCGATGCCATCATACTTACGGCCGCTCCGCCTGCCATACCAGAGCCACTTAAACAGCAGCTAAAAATAGGCGGCAGGTTACTTGCACCTGTCGGCAATGTGATGCAAAGCCTGGTGCTGCTGCAACGGACAGGCGCGGATTTTTTTGAAGAGAGAAAGCTCCTGCCCGTAAAGTTTGTCCCCATGACCGGAGAGGCCCAAAAGCGATTCTAA
- a CDS encoding DUF2267 domain-containing protein has translation MANFEKFAQEANEYIRQLANDLGHPEAVGQTYILLRAVLHTLRDHIVISESFHMLSQLPMFLKGVYVEHWEYTEKPLQLQTLEEFKDAVKQEQAQLGEQQFDWGQHTEDLISMVLSSLGTRYLTEGQLQHIATQMPKEVQALFPVQAEGGE, from the coding sequence ATGGCAAACTTTGAGAAATTCGCCCAAGAGGCAAATGAGTACATCAGGCAACTCGCCAATGACCTGGGGCACCCAGAGGCGGTGGGGCAGACCTATATTCTGCTGCGGGCCGTACTGCATACCCTGCGCGACCACATTGTGATAAGTGAGTCGTTTCATATGCTCTCGCAGCTGCCTATGTTCCTGAAGGGAGTATACGTGGAGCATTGGGAATATACAGAAAAGCCGCTGCAGCTCCAGACACTCGAAGAGTTTAAGGATGCCGTGAAGCAGGAGCAGGCACAGCTCGGCGAGCAGCAGTTTGATTGGGGCCAGCATACAGAGGATCTGATTTCCATGGTTCTCTCCTCGCTCGGTACCCGCTACCTCACAGAAGGCCAGTTGCAGCATATTGCCACCCAAATGCCGAAGGAGGTACAGGCGCTATTTCCAGTGCAGGCGGAAGGGGGCGAGTAG